A region from the Vicia villosa cultivar HV-30 ecotype Madison, WI linkage group LG3, Vvil1.0, whole genome shotgun sequence genome encodes:
- the LOC131656240 gene encoding protein REVEILLE 2-like, which translates to MKKDQDSVGSRVCLNSGSHSVTHVQLSNQLSWANDYTLKVRKPYTITKQREKWTDEEHKKFLEALKLYGRAWRRIEEHVGTKTAVQIRSHAQKFFSKVLRDKSECITNTKESIKIPPPRPKRKPMHPYPRKQAETAGSKEISVPEKVINSNSLKASDFDQENQSPKSVLHTPGCESLDSSDSDTPNGSLSPRSSISCVGTSVFTHAEFKTQTEEEAGLDADSPPDEKPFMKPEILPNESVSAKESIAEESSLRSLKLFGMTLFVTDTSSSTIEACKPIPLVKHVSKGEQKSDRLGNASLCETSAISQLRVRMRRETCGKGFVPYKRCMSKKENQSSSAAADER; encoded by the exons atgaaaaag GATCAAGATTCAGTAGGAAGTAGAGTTTGTTTGAATTCTGGATCACATTCTGTTACACATGTTCAACTCAGCAATCAGTTATCTTGGGCTAATGATTATACTCTTAAG GTAAGAAAACCATATACTATAACAAAGCAAAGAGAAAAATGGACAGATGAAGAACATAAGAAGTTCCTTGAAGCCTTAAAGCTGTATGGCCGCGCCTGGCGACGCATTGAAG AACATGTTGGTACAAAGACTGCGGTCCAGATTCGAAGTCATGCACAGAAGTTTTTCTCTAAG GTTCTTCGCGACAAAAGTGAGTGCATTACAAACACTAAGGAGTCTATTAAAATTCCTCCTCCAAGACCGAAACGTAAGCCTATGCATCCTTACCCTCGTAAGCAGGCTGAGACGGCTGGTAGTAAAGAAATTTCAGTCCCGGAAAAGGTAATAAATTCTAATTCTCTAAAGGCATcagattttgatcaagaaaaccAATCGCCGAAATCAGTATTGCATACACCCGGTTGCGAAAGCCTTGATTCGTCGGATTCAGATACGCCAAATGGAAGTTTGTCTCCAAGATCTTCGATTAGTTGTGTCGGTACAAGTGTTTTCACACATGCTGAATTCAAAACACAAACAGAGGAAGAAGCTGGACTAGATGCTGATTCACCTCCTGATGAGAAACCTTTTATG AAACCTGAGATTCTCCCGAATGAAAGTGTTTCTGCAAAAGAAAGCATAGCAGAAGAATCGTCTCTTCGAAGTCTTAAACTTTTTGGGATGACTCTGTTTGTAACAGATACTTCTTCTTCAACAATTGAGGCATGCAAGCCAATACCTCTTGTCAAACACGTAAGCAAGGGTGAACAAAAATCGGATCGCCTTGGCAATGCTTCACTATGTGAAACATCAGCCATATCTCAGTTAAGAGTGAGAATGAGACGCGAAACATGCGGAAAAGGGTTTGTGCCTTATAAAAGGTGCATGTCAAAGAAGGAAAACCAGTCTTCATCTGCAGCAGCTGATGAAAGATAA